The Candidatus Lernaella stagnicola genome has a window encoding:
- a CDS encoding sigma-54 dependent transcriptional regulator, which produces MISKLPIPKPLVLVVDDSPATLEVLQRNLTAVGCRVLTADGVPGALEILRDSDVDLVITDLKMPGQSGMDLVRHVRENHGNTEVMIITGYPSISGAVEAVKEGAENYLPKPFTDDELIAAVCDSLAKLEKRREQEAAPPPIDTGGLIGQSPAMQRVFATIAKSARANATVLISGESGTGKELVARAIHYNSQRSTGAFVPINCAGIPENLLESELFGHVRGAFTGALQSRAGFFQVADGGTLFLDEIGDLTPVIQIKLLRVLQDKKVVLVGDTKERQIDVRILAATNKDLPALVAKGVFREDLYFRLNVITIAVPPLRERDKDLLLLLDYFAAKYAKEMGCPKPRFTKRAIGALSQYYWPGNVRELENAVQRVVVMSGPEIDAPDLPVEMRHSAARESGLSRTLAEVEADHIRRVLQHLEGNKTHAAEVLGIDRKTLREKIKRFGLDS; this is translated from the coding sequence GTGATCAGTAAATTGCCGATCCCCAAACCCCTCGTGCTTGTCGTGGACGACTCTCCCGCAACGCTCGAAGTTTTGCAGCGCAATCTCACGGCCGTCGGCTGCCGCGTTCTGACCGCCGATGGGGTGCCCGGCGCGCTGGAGATCCTACGTGACTCGGACGTGGATCTGGTCATCACGGATTTGAAAATGCCGGGGCAAAGCGGCATGGACCTAGTTCGCCATGTCCGCGAAAACCACGGGAACACGGAAGTCATGATCATCACCGGCTATCCGTCGATTTCCGGCGCGGTCGAGGCCGTCAAGGAGGGCGCGGAAAACTACCTGCCCAAACCCTTTACCGACGACGAACTTATCGCCGCCGTTTGCGACTCGTTGGCCAAACTCGAAAAACGTCGCGAACAAGAAGCTGCCCCGCCGCCAATCGACACCGGCGGCTTGATCGGACAGTCGCCGGCCATGCAGCGGGTTTTCGCCACCATCGCCAAAAGCGCCCGGGCCAACGCCACAGTGCTCATCTCCGGCGAAAGCGGCACGGGCAAGGAACTGGTGGCCCGGGCGATTCACTACAACAGCCAACGCTCGACCGGAGCCTTCGTGCCGATCAACTGCGCCGGCATACCGGAAAACCTTTTGGAGAGCGAACTGTTCGGCCACGTGCGCGGCGCGTTCACCGGAGCGCTGCAAAGCCGCGCCGGATTTTTTCAGGTGGCCGACGGAGGCACGCTTTTCCTGGACGAAATCGGCGATTTGACCCCGGTGATCCAGATCAAGCTGCTGCGGGTGCTGCAAGATAAAAAGGTCGTGCTGGTCGGCGACACCAAGGAACGGCAGATCGACGTGCGTATTCTCGCCGCGACCAACAAGGACCTCCCGGCGCTGGTGGCCAAGGGCGTGTTTCGTGAAGACCTGTATTTTCGCCTCAACGTGATCACCATCGCCGTGCCGCCGCTGCGGGAGCGGGACAAGGATCTGCTTTTGCTGCTCGACTATTTCGCCGCGAAATACGCCAAGGAAATGGGTTGCCCGAAACCCCGCTTCACCAAGCGCGCCATTGGCGCACTGAGTCAGTACTATTGGCCGGGTAATGTCCGCGAGCTGGAAAACGCCGTCCAACGCGTGGTGGTGATGAGCGGGCCGGAGATCGACGCGCCGGATCTGCCGGTTGAGATGCGGCATTCCGCGGCCCGCGAATCCGGACTTAGTCGCACGCTGGCCGAAGTCGAAGCCGATCACATCCGCCGCGTTCTGCAACACCTGGAGGGCAACAAGACCCACGCCGCCGAAGTATTGGGGATCGACCGCAAAACCCTGCGCGAAAAAATCAAACGCTTCGGCCTCGATAGCTGA
- a CDS encoding ATP-binding protein — MTVPSIPKRVQEFLDLLGPLLALINQSASRVDFMERVSKVLVDTLSCDVVELRVLEQNKFLQTVTEANATPHFHAAVAPCATGPNGHPLPALADDSTLETTLAEIFSGKRAGGIMNLPDKPPGTRLVLPLRAGDRSLGLLCLADKQPDFFTSVDAVEFTALAQVLASALAHQRTVAALRERVKELTGLYEIMNVVNKTGTSLADALKQIPDHVAAAWRYPEIASCRLVVDDVEYRSSSFAEPAYVMREPIILNNRARGSLEVMYSEARPQRDEGPFLSEERHLIGAIVGQIAVILKNKEREQERADMEAQLHRADRLATIGQLAAGMAHEINEPLASILGFAQLALKDEALGDQTRRDVARIRDAALHSREVVKKLLFFGRQLPPQKTAVDIPHIVADVLGILQHRFEKAGVVVQQNFDPDVPELVADPGQLTQVMMNLLVNALQAMPEGGTVRLGLEPKGDHLCLTVADNGLGMDEAVRSQAFLPFFTTKNIDQGTGLGLAVVHGIIQAHGGTIDVESRPGQGTRFVMMLPLINGYDQPGEERDQ; from the coding sequence ATGACTGTCCCGTCGATTCCCAAGCGCGTTCAGGAATTCCTCGACTTACTCGGCCCCCTGCTGGCCTTAATCAACCAGAGCGCCTCGCGCGTGGATTTCATGGAACGCGTTTCCAAAGTCCTGGTGGACACCCTTTCATGCGACGTCGTCGAATTGCGGGTGTTGGAGCAAAACAAGTTCCTGCAAACCGTGACCGAAGCCAACGCAACCCCCCACTTCCATGCCGCGGTCGCCCCGTGCGCCACCGGCCCGAACGGACACCCGCTGCCCGCCCTGGCCGATGACAGCACGCTGGAAACCACCCTGGCCGAAATCTTTTCCGGCAAGCGGGCGGGCGGCATTATGAACCTGCCGGACAAGCCGCCCGGCACACGCTTGGTGCTGCCGTTGCGCGCCGGTGATCGTTCCCTCGGCCTGCTGTGCCTGGCCGACAAGCAACCGGATTTCTTCACCTCGGTCGACGCCGTGGAATTCACCGCCTTGGCCCAAGTGCTCGCCAGCGCTTTGGCCCACCAGCGAACCGTTGCCGCCCTGCGCGAGCGCGTGAAGGAATTGACCGGCCTCTATGAGATCATGAATGTCGTGAACAAAACCGGCACCTCCCTTGCCGACGCGCTGAAACAAATTCCCGACCACGTGGCCGCGGCGTGGCGGTATCCGGAAATCGCCTCGTGCCGCCTGGTGGTCGACGACGTGGAATACCGCTCCTCTTCCTTCGCCGAACCCGCGTACGTGATGCGGGAGCCGATCATCTTGAACAACCGCGCGCGCGGCAGTCTCGAAGTGATGTATTCCGAAGCGCGGCCCCAGCGCGACGAAGGCCCCTTCCTAAGCGAGGAACGCCATTTGATCGGCGCGATCGTCGGTCAAATCGCGGTGATCTTGAAAAACAAGGAACGCGAGCAAGAACGCGCCGACATGGAAGCGCAATTGCATCGGGCCGACCGCTTGGCCACGATCGGCCAACTGGCCGCGGGTATGGCGCACGAGATCAACGAGCCGCTGGCGAGCATCTTGGGCTTCGCCCAACTGGCGCTGAAAGACGAAGCGCTCGGCGACCAAACACGCCGCGATGTGGCGCGCATTCGCGACGCCGCTTTGCACTCGCGGGAAGTGGTCAAGAAGCTGTTGTTTTTCGGGCGACAACTGCCGCCGCAGAAAACCGCCGTGGATATCCCGCACATCGTCGCCGACGTCCTGGGAATTCTGCAGCACCGCTTCGAAAAGGCCGGCGTTGTCGTGCAACAAAACTTCGACCCCGACGTGCCGGAACTGGTCGCCGACCCCGGTCAGTTAACCCAGGTGATGATGAACCTACTGGTCAACGCCCTGCAGGCGATGCCCGAGGGCGGCACCGTGCGCCTCGGCCTCGAGCCAAAAGGCGACCACCTTTGCCTCACCGTCGCCGACAACGGCTTGGGGATGGACGAAGCCGTGCGATCCCAAGCGTTCCTGCCCTTTTTCACCACCAAGAACATCGACCAAGGCACCGGCCTGGGCCTCGCGGTGGTACACGGCATCATCCAAGCTCATGGCGGAACCATCGACGTGGAAAGTCGGCCCGGGCAGGGCACCCGTTTTGTCATGATGCTGCCGCTAATCAACGGCTACGACCAACCGGGAGAAGAACGTGATCAGTAA
- a CDS encoding zinc ribbon domain-containing protein, translating to MPIYEYRCEDCGQVSSFMEKMFERPRLFRRRKRCKHCRSKRLVKIPSGFGVSVERTQTEMLNELKSMGNVQFVPQQASPTPQGPPDGKCPYCDADQSQEEKKPPEPEKIEVI from the coding sequence ATGCCGATCTACGAGTATCGTTGCGAAGACTGCGGGCAGGTCAGCAGTTTCATGGAAAAGATGTTCGAGCGCCCGCGCCTGTTTCGCCGCCGCAAGCGCTGCAAGCATTGCCGGAGCAAGCGTCTGGTGAAAATCCCGAGCGGTTTCGGCGTGAGCGTCGAGCGCACGCAGACCGAGATGCTCAACGAACTCAAGTCGATGGGTAACGTGCAATTCGTGCCGCAGCAGGCGAGTCCGACACCCCAAGGGCCGCCGGACGGCAAGTGTCCGTATTGCGATGCGGACCAGAGCCAGGAAGAAAAGAAGCCGCCGGAACCCGAGAAGATCGAGGTGATCTGA
- a CDS encoding 2-dehydropantoate 2-reductase, with product MKTVIVGAGALGSLFAYLLHRAGAEVSLVEKNSAIVKAVQSAGLHVEGISGVEIVPVPIAAVSNGKSHPELVLSLVKSHDAPAAAEAIRPILGPRTVVVSLQNGIGNETTLADALGCERIVAGTTSIGAALLAPGHVLHTSWGDTTLAAKDPNRRDRAEMVASFFSRHGIKTSVADNLDSLLWGRVLIKIGVGAITALTRIRNGKVLEIESAWELSKSAVREAEAIVRQAGIDLPYYNPVSQVEKLLSRTADNLSSMQQDIYKGRRSEVEAINGAVVRLAETLGMQAPVNLALLRLVETLEAAK from the coding sequence ATGAAAACGGTCATCGTTGGGGCGGGCGCCTTGGGTAGCCTGTTCGCCTACTTACTGCATCGCGCCGGCGCCGAGGTGTCGCTTGTCGAGAAAAATTCGGCCATCGTCAAAGCGGTGCAATCGGCGGGTCTGCATGTAGAAGGCATCAGCGGGGTGGAGATCGTCCCGGTACCCATCGCCGCCGTATCCAACGGCAAATCACACCCGGAACTGGTCCTCTCGTTGGTCAAAAGCCACGACGCCCCCGCCGCAGCCGAAGCCATCCGCCCGATTCTCGGACCGCGCACCGTCGTCGTCTCGCTGCAAAACGGCATCGGCAACGAAACCACGCTGGCCGACGCCTTGGGTTGCGAGCGTATCGTGGCCGGTACGACGAGTATCGGCGCCGCGTTGCTGGCCCCCGGTCATGTGCTGCACACCAGTTGGGGCGACACTACGCTTGCCGCCAAAGACCCTAACCGCCGCGATCGCGCCGAAATGGTCGCGTCGTTCTTCAGCCGCCACGGCATCAAGACCTCGGTGGCCGACAATCTGGATTCTCTGCTGTGGGGCCGGGTGCTGATCAAGATCGGCGTCGGCGCTATCACCGCGCTCACCCGCATCCGGAACGGCAAGGTGCTGGAAATCGAGTCCGCGTGGGAGTTGTCCAAATCGGCGGTCCGCGAGGCCGAGGCGATTGTCCGGCAGGCGGGCATCGATCTGCCCTACTACAACCCGGTGAGCCAGGTTGAAAAGCTTCTTTCGCGCACGGCCGACAACTTATCCTCGATGCAGCAGGACATCTACAAGGGGCGGCGTTCGGAGGTCGAGGCGATCAACGGCGCCGTTGTGCGGTTGGCCGAAACCCTGGGCATGCAGGCGCCGGTTAACCTGGCGTTGTTGCGCTTGGTGGAAACCTTGGAGGCCGCCAAGTAG
- a CDS encoding radical SAM protein — protein sequence MNRKILLLQPPGFGLEKGKGKPSLPLALVYVAALVPDDIKVEIVDLRLTRLTGDLLQRWRDPEILAVGLTAITGLQAKTASETAAVLRKAEIGPIVWGGKHATLFGETLVRDGLADYAIIGDGEDAFAQLAAALRDADSVQNVPGVWHRDASGVSRTGEPAPFELERIERLPFTLLRHDYLYRKQNKWVGVLETSRGCPGRCTYCYLSTRTKPFWRGAPADWVMRAIDDLTRTFPRAGHIDFVDDNFFADRERALQIARLMPRRHPGLTWTSNGGRLRDLAAMENSELAQLAAGGLDRVDIGVETGSPRIAEMLHKSEEPGLVHAQVKRLLAAGIRPWINLMIGFPDEDEADRGQTLDLALDLTKAGALVSPIYAYTPYPGTTLAQDLAARGYAIPTAADLADASWNYSRAPWVSPELAAQLGVIYTASLFIDDKLTTYRPGPLASLLLKVLRPLSRRRLRRRRFGRPWERRLLRFFFGEHV from the coding sequence GTGAATCGAAAGATCCTACTGTTGCAGCCCCCCGGTTTCGGGCTGGAAAAAGGCAAAGGCAAACCTTCGTTGCCCTTGGCCCTGGTGTACGTCGCGGCGCTCGTACCCGACGACATCAAGGTGGAAATCGTCGACCTGCGCCTGACCCGCCTCACCGGCGACCTGCTGCAACGCTGGCGCGATCCCGAAATCCTGGCCGTCGGTTTGACCGCCATCACCGGCCTCCAGGCTAAAACCGCCTCCGAAACCGCTGCCGTCCTGCGTAAGGCGGAAATCGGACCGATCGTGTGGGGCGGCAAACACGCCACCCTCTTCGGCGAAACCCTCGTCCGCGACGGCCTGGCCGATTACGCCATTATCGGTGACGGCGAAGACGCTTTCGCGCAACTGGCCGCCGCATTACGCGACGCTGATTCCGTCCAAAACGTGCCCGGCGTGTGGCATCGCGACGCAAGTGGCGTAAGCCGCACCGGCGAACCCGCGCCCTTCGAACTCGAACGCATCGAGCGGCTGCCCTTCACGCTGCTGAGACACGACTACCTCTATCGCAAACAAAACAAGTGGGTCGGCGTGCTCGAAACCAGCCGCGGCTGCCCCGGCCGATGCACCTACTGCTACCTCTCCACGCGAACGAAACCCTTCTGGCGCGGCGCCCCCGCCGACTGGGTTATGCGGGCCATCGACGATCTCACCCGCACCTTCCCGCGGGCCGGGCACATCGATTTCGTGGACGACAACTTTTTCGCCGACCGCGAACGCGCCCTGCAAATCGCCCGCCTGATGCCGCGCCGTCATCCCGGATTGACGTGGACCAGCAACGGCGGCCGGCTGCGCGATCTGGCGGCGATGGAAAACAGCGAACTGGCCCAGTTGGCGGCCGGCGGACTGGACCGCGTGGACATCGGCGTCGAAACGGGTTCGCCGCGCATCGCCGAAATGCTCCACAAAAGCGAAGAGCCGGGGCTCGTGCACGCGCAGGTCAAACGCCTGCTGGCCGCCGGTATACGCCCGTGGATCAATTTGATGATCGGCTTTCCGGACGAAGACGAAGCCGATCGCGGGCAAACCTTGGACCTGGCCCTCGACCTGACCAAAGCCGGGGCGCTGGTCTCGCCGATCTACGCCTACACGCCCTACCCGGGCACCACGTTGGCGCAAGATTTGGCGGCGCGCGGATATGCGATCCCCACGGCGGCCGACCTCGCCGACGCCTCCTGGAACTACAGCCGCGCCCCCTGGGTGAGCCCGGAACTCGCCGCGCAACTGGGCGTGATCTACACCGCGAGCCTGTTTATCGACGACAAACTCACGACCTACCGCCCCGGCCCGCTGGCGTCCTTGCTGCTCAAAGTGTTGCGACCGCTTTCGCGCCGGAGACTGCGGCGGCGACGCTTCGGGCGACCGTGGGAGCGTCGTTTGCTGCGCTTTTTCTTCGGCGAGCACGTCTGA
- a CDS encoding SDR family NAD(P)-dependent oxidoreductase, whose product MSALQNQVVLITGCSSGIGRALAEEFRRQGHRVIATARRPESIDELREAGFETTRVDVTDETSIRAAVDFAVETAGRVDIVVNNAGYGLIAPTIEISSEDVRHQLETNVVGPLALARAVAPQMVERGSGRIVNMGSVSGILVSPFAGAYCASKAALHVFSDALRMELAPFGIDVILVQPGAIRSGFGSAAEGFAKRYGGEGSWYAPIKDGLIKRAQSSQKDAMDTGEFAREVVAAVTAEKAPPVLRLGSGAAKFVAMQKWLPTSVLDKVLAKMFSLNDLKRPS is encoded by the coding sequence ATGAGCGCACTGCAAAACCAAGTCGTTTTAATCACCGGTTGCTCCTCGGGCATCGGGCGCGCCTTGGCCGAGGAGTTTCGCCGTCAAGGCCACCGGGTGATCGCCACCGCGCGACGGCCCGAGTCGATCGACGAATTGCGCGAAGCCGGTTTCGAAACCACGCGCGTGGACGTAACCGACGAAACGTCGATCCGCGCCGCGGTGGACTTCGCGGTGGAAACGGCGGGGCGGGTGGACATCGTTGTCAATAACGCCGGTTACGGCCTGATTGCGCCGACGATTGAAATCTCCTCCGAAGACGTGCGTCACCAGTTGGAAACCAACGTCGTCGGGCCGCTGGCGTTGGCCCGCGCGGTCGCGCCGCAGATGGTCGAACGAGGCAGCGGGCGGATCGTCAACATGGGCAGCGTTTCGGGCATTCTCGTTTCGCCCTTCGCCGGGGCGTACTGTGCCTCGAAAGCGGCGCTGCATGTGTTTTCCGACGCCTTGCGCATGGAGTTGGCACCTTTTGGGATCGACGTGATCCTCGTTCAGCCGGGCGCGATTCGTTCCGGATTCGGCAGCGCCGCTGAAGGCTTCGCCAAGCGTTACGGGGGCGAAGGCTCTTGGTACGCACCGATCAAGGACGGGTTGATCAAGCGCGCGCAATCGTCGCAAAAGGACGCCATGGATACCGGCGAATTCGCGCGGGAAGTCGTGGCGGCGGTCACGGCGGAAAAAGCGCCGCCGGTGCTCCGGTTGGGCAGCGGGGCGGCGAAATTCGTCGCGATGCAGAAATGGCTGCCCACCTCGGTGCTCGACAAAGTGCTGGCGAAGATGTTCAGCCTAAACGACTTGAAACGGCCGTCCTGA
- a CDS encoding acyl-CoA dehydrogenase family protein: MDEILRITEDHRALAAEAYRFGKEVLGPLADKHEAEKVIKPDAWQKLAEFGALGLSFPTEYGGSGVDPLGCTLVGESFGRAGADGGLMLSWGAHSFLFGATLAEFCSPEQMQRYLPKLATGEIIGAFALTEPGAGSDAGGLRATYRPVEGGYVLNGQKTYITNAPEGGLYLIFATKDPSLKQMGISAFLVERDTDGLSIGPPMDKLCVRASGTAEVFLEDCFVPAENLVSAEGMGFFVGLTALEWDRSQLLSPLVGLMERSLDQAIEYALQREQFGRPIAEFHAVQSMVARLSSYITGSRWMVRRIAALKGQGGMHALEAAAAKCFCGGRATAMASLAVQAFGGAGLMDEVKVERAFRDSKLASIGGGTTEVQHLIMSKLLRDDRGALKPREIVLPDAAPALLATVLEGANKGRAWLLDTLAAADEIDAGGRPLAKTAPFGKQLSEAYVSLDAVCLMIEAALVNEETDLERLALETAIELRHGWWLLHEMAVESLAGLPDAEHDAGLTKRSEETRSWLARFPAAAQLEDQLAEHLFVGYR, encoded by the coding sequence ATGGACGAGATACTGCGCATCACCGAGGATCACCGCGCGTTGGCGGCGGAGGCGTATCGCTTCGGCAAGGAGGTCCTCGGACCTTTAGCCGACAAGCACGAGGCGGAGAAGGTCATCAAGCCCGACGCATGGCAAAAGCTGGCCGAGTTCGGCGCGTTGGGCTTGAGTTTCCCCACCGAATACGGCGGCTCGGGCGTGGACCCGCTGGGCTGTACCTTGGTGGGCGAATCCTTCGGCCGCGCCGGCGCCGACGGCGGACTGATGCTGTCATGGGGCGCGCATTCCTTCTTGTTCGGCGCGACACTGGCCGAGTTTTGTTCGCCGGAACAAATGCAACGCTACCTGCCCAAGCTGGCCACCGGCGAGATCATCGGCGCCTTCGCGTTGACCGAACCCGGTGCCGGATCCGACGCCGGAGGATTGCGCGCGACCTACCGTCCGGTCGAGGGCGGCTACGTTCTCAACGGACAAAAAACGTATATCACCAACGCGCCCGAAGGCGGTCTTTACCTGATCTTCGCCACCAAAGACCCGAGCCTCAAGCAGATGGGTATCAGCGCCTTCCTGGTGGAACGCGATACCGACGGGCTGTCGATCGGACCGCCGATGGACAAGCTCTGCGTGCGGGCGTCGGGCACAGCGGAAGTCTTCCTCGAAGATTGTTTCGTGCCCGCCGAGAATTTGGTCAGCGCCGAGGGCATGGGCTTCTTCGTCGGCCTCACGGCCTTGGAGTGGGACCGCAGCCAGTTGCTTTCGCCGCTGGTCGGACTGATGGAACGGTCACTCGATCAGGCCATTGAATACGCCTTGCAACGCGAACAATTCGGGCGACCAATCGCCGAATTCCACGCCGTACAGTCGATGGTCGCCAGGCTGTCCTCGTACATTACCGGCTCGCGGTGGATGGTGCGGCGCATCGCAGCGCTCAAGGGGCAAGGCGGCATGCATGCCCTGGAGGCGGCCGCGGCGAAATGCTTCTGCGGCGGGCGCGCCACGGCGATGGCCTCGCTGGCGGTGCAGGCCTTCGGCGGCGCGGGGCTGATGGACGAAGTGAAAGTCGAGCGCGCCTTCCGTGATTCCAAACTGGCGTCGATCGGCGGCGGCACCACCGAAGTGCAGCACCTCATCATGAGCAAGCTTTTGCGCGATGATCGCGGCGCGCTCAAACCGCGGGAGATCGTGCTTCCCGACGCCGCGCCGGCGCTACTGGCTACGGTCCTCGAAGGCGCGAACAAAGGCCGGGCGTGGTTGCTCGACACGCTCGCTGCGGCCGATGAAATCGATGCCGGCGGGCGGCCGCTGGCCAAAACCGCACCTTTCGGCAAGCAACTATCCGAAGCTTACGTGTCGCTCGACGCGGTCTGCCTGATGATCGAAGCGGCGTTGGTCAACGAGGAAACCGACCTCGAACGCCTCGCCCTGGAAACGGCGATCGAACTGCGGCATGGTTGGTGGTTGCTGCACGAAATGGCGGTCGAATCCCTCGCGGGATTGCCCGACGCCGAGCATGACGCGGGCCTGACAAAGCGGTCGGAAGAAACGCGGAGTTGGTTGGCGCGTTTTCCCGCCGCGGCCCAACTGGAAGATCAATTGGCCGAGCACCTGTTTGTCGGGTATCGGTAG
- a CDS encoding Zn-ribbon domain-containing OB-fold protein: protein MTEQKQELIFRIGRFDQEYKWSAGEVGSKFFIALRDEGKILGSKTKSGRVLVPPRSFDEDRFEPTEGLVEVGPEGEIVTFSVSYLNPDASPRDEPWAVGIIKLDGADTGMMHTIQGVANPAKDLQIGMRVKAIFKAPEDRRGEILDISHFEPV, encoded by the coding sequence ATGACCGAACAAAAGCAAGAACTGATTTTCCGTATCGGCCGCTTCGACCAGGAATACAAATGGAGCGCCGGCGAGGTCGGCAGCAAATTTTTCATCGCCCTGCGCGACGAAGGAAAAATCCTCGGCTCCAAAACCAAATCGGGCCGCGTACTCGTGCCGCCCCGCTCGTTTGACGAAGACCGCTTCGAACCCACCGAGGGCCTGGTGGAAGTCGGACCCGAGGGCGAGATTGTCACCTTCAGCGTGTCCTACCTTAACCCCGACGCGTCGCCGCGCGACGAACCGTGGGCGGTGGGGATCATCAAGCTCGACGGCGCCGACACCGGCATGATGCACACGATCCAGGGCGTGGCCAATCCGGCCAAGGACCTCCAGATCGGCATGCGCGTGAAAGCCATTTTCAAAGCGCCGGAAGACCGCCGCGGCGAAATTCTCGACATTTCGCACTTCGAACCGGTCTAA
- a CDS encoding ATP-binding cassette domain-containing protein, which translates to MSFLEVDNLTKRFAPAGGMFARGGEPVAAVAGVSLSLDRGRKLGVVGESGSGKTTLGRVVMGLLQPDEGAVRFDGADVHHANPDQRRRLRRHMQMIFQDNAGALDPRLRVGAAIAEPLRVHRLGRTAAARRDIVVQWLEKVGLDASLLRRFPHELSGGQRQRIGIARALAVEPKMLIADEPVASLDVSIQTQILELLADLVRETGVTLFFISHDLRVVRALTERVLVMYRGHAVELGPTESLIRRPLHPYTQSLIAAIPALHPADRHLLAGPAATEKNDAWLPPDAPWREAAPGHYVRGV; encoded by the coding sequence ATGAGCTTTCTCGAAGTCGACAACCTCACCAAACGTTTCGCGCCCGCCGGGGGCATGTTCGCGCGCGGCGGTGAGCCCGTCGCGGCGGTGGCTGGCGTGTCGCTGTCGCTGGATCGCGGCCGCAAACTGGGCGTCGTGGGCGAATCGGGTTCGGGAAAAACCACGCTGGGCCGCGTGGTCATGGGTCTGCTGCAGCCGGACGAAGGTGCGGTGCGCTTCGACGGCGCGGACGTACACCACGCCAACCCGGACCAACGCCGACGCCTGCGCCGCCACATGCAGATGATCTTTCAGGACAACGCGGGCGCTCTCGATCCGCGCTTGCGGGTGGGCGCCGCGATCGCTGAACCCCTGCGCGTACACCGCCTCGGCCGAACCGCCGCCGCGCGCCGCGATATCGTCGTGCAGTGGCTGGAAAAGGTCGGGCTCGATGCGAGTCTGCTGCGTCGCTTTCCGCACGAGCTGTCCGGTGGCCAGCGCCAACGCATCGGCATCGCCCGCGCCTTGGCCGTCGAACCGAAAATGCTGATCGCCGACGAACCGGTCGCCAGCCTCGATGTGTCGATTCAAACGCAAATCCTCGAACTCCTGGCCGACCTGGTGCGCGAAACCGGCGTCACCCTCTTTTTCATCTCCCACGACCTGCGCGTCGTGCGCGCCCTCACCGAGCGCGTGCTGGTGATGTACCGCGGCCACGCCGTCGAACTCGGCCCGACCGAATCGCTGATCCGCCGCCCGCTGCACCCCTACACGCAATCGCTGATCGCCGCGATTCCCGCCCTCCATCCGGCCGACCGCCACCTACTGGCCGGGCCTGCGGCGACCGAAAAAAACGACGCCTGGTTGCCGCCCGACGCCCCCTGGCGCGAGGCCGCTCCGGGCCACTACGTACGCGGCGTCTGA
- a CDS encoding archease, with protein MPWRELPHTADLLLEITAASWPALITEAMHAFRKQLGDADRRRPAETRAVELVGLDREELLVRWLSSHLVWAELDGVLAMGVELSVASETKLTAMVTLHPAASLTGAVKAVTYHDLRVVESSAGWRVRILFDL; from the coding sequence GTGCCGTGGCGTGAACTGCCGCATACCGCCGACCTGCTGCTGGAAATCACTGCCGCATCCTGGCCCGCCTTGATCACCGAGGCCATGCACGCGTTTCGCAAGCAACTGGGCGACGCCGACCGCCGGCGCCCCGCCGAGACGCGGGCCGTGGAATTGGTCGGTTTGGATCGCGAGGAGTTGCTGGTACGCTGGCTCAGCAGTCATCTCGTGTGGGCCGAACTCGACGGCGTACTTGCCATGGGCGTCGAGCTTTCGGTAGCCTCGGAGACGAAGCTGACGGCGATGGTGACGTTGCACCCGGCGGCGTCGCTGACCGGCGCGGTCAAGGCCGTGACCTATCACGATCTGCGTGTCGTGGAATCATCCGCAGGGTGGCGCGTGCGCATCCTGTTTGACCTGTGA